The DNA region TTCAGGAACATTGCTCATCTGGTTGTGCTGATTTCTGAACTTAAGCGGGATAAATGTTTGAAAACCACCGGTTCTATCTTGCAGCTTACGGAGTTTCTCCATGTGATCAACACGGTGCCAAAACTTTTCGATATGCCCATAAAGCATGGTAGCGTTACTTCTCATGCCCAGCTTATGCCATTCCTCGTGTATGGCCAGCCATTGTTCACCTGTACATTTGTCTTTGGCAATCTGATCGCGAATCTCAGCGTGGAAAATTTCAGCACCTCCACCCGGCATCGATTGTAAGCCTGCCTCTTTCATTAGCTTCATACCCGTGGCGTAATCTACTTTCGCCTTTTTAAATATGTAGTGATATTCAACCGGCGTTAATGCTTTTACATGCAACTCTGGGCGATGTGTCTTTATTGCGGTAAAAAGTGCCGAATAAAAGGACATATCGTATTGAGGCAACACGCCGCCTACAATATGAACTTCCGTCACCGGCTCGTTATCATACTTTTTAACAATGTCGAGCATTTGATCCATCGTTAATGCCCAACCTTCTTCTTTTTGCTTGATTAGTCGAGAATAAGAGCAAAATTTACAGTCGTAAACGCAAAGGTTGGTGGGCTCTAAATGGAAGTTGCGATTGAAATAAGTTTTATCGCCATGTTTTTCTTCGCGGATGAAATTGGCGAGAACCCCAAGGTAGCCGAGTTCTGCGTGCTCGTAAAGATAAACGCCCTCATCAAATGTAATTCTTTCTTTTCGGAGGACTTTTTGTGCTATGCTTTGTAGTTCAGTTGATAATGAGGTATCAGCTAATATTTTTTCAACTTGCTCAGTTGTATTCATTCCTGATTATTTTCTACAAAAATACGATATTGAGCGGATTAGAAAATCATTTTCTTGTAACAAACAAGGAAAAGGTTTATTGGTTCATTATCCTTCGACTCCGCTCAGGATGACACTTGGTTCATTAGTCATTGGTTCATTAAAGTCATCCGATGAATATCGGCATATCGCATATATTCATCGGATGACTTATTGCTATTGGTCATTGGTTCATTAGTCATGGGTTCATCAAAGTCATCCGATGAATATCGGCATATCGCATATATTCATCGGATGACTCAATTGCTAACTGCTAATTGGTCATTGGTAATTGGTCATTGGTTCATTGGTTCATTGGTCATTAACAAAAAAAACACCTCTTTTCAGAAGTGCTTTTTTTATCTTTTTGCTAGTGTTATGTCAAACATTCATGTCACGCCGATGGTCACCTTGAGCGGAGTCGAAAGGCCGGTAAATTGGGCTTCGACTCCGCTCAGCCTGACAAAGTATCGTTGATACGACCATAATAATTAGTTTGCAGCGGGAGAAAAAGTTAACACAATATTAGCTGTTTTTCCGCCGAATTCTATTGGCGATTTCATTACCATACTCCCCTTTGAAAGTTGAGTCAATACCAAACGGTAACCCTCAGTTACGTTCTTCGCCTTATCGCCTTCGTATATTTTCTTAAATTGAAAGGTTTCTTCAGCTGGTGTTGCCGACCAAAAGATGGTTTGCATTACCGATCCGCACTCGCTGGATGTAGGCAAAGTGTACGAACCGTTTCCACTGTTGGTTAATTTCCATGTACTGCCCTCGAAACATTTGTATGATTTTTCGCCAAATAAACCTTGTACCGCCTGATCTGGCAATCCCTCCAGCGCTATATTGTTTAACACCCAGGTACCGGTGATGGTACCTCTGCCGCCGTTAATGCCTGTTGTTGCATTTTTTGTAGATGAACAACTCTGTAACATTACTAAAGTAGAGCATGCTATTGCGATAGCTATAAATAATCTTTTCATTTCAGTTTAATTTTAATTTCGGGAAACTGATTACATAAATCTTGCCAAAACAATTACGAAGCTTAAATTAGCGGCGAATTATTAAATTGCCTCGCGAATAATCGATTAAAACAATAAATCATCATGAAACCCGAAACCCTTGCTATTCACGCCTCTAATCTGGTAAAAAATACCACCGGAGATGTTACTCCCCCAATAAATTTATCGACGACATTTTTTCGCGACGAACATGGCGGTTATCCGGGCGGGCACATGTACAGCCGTGTAAGTAACCCAAACCGGTCTGCTTTAGAAAACACTGTAGCTAAATTAGAGTACGGTAAAGACGCTGCGGCTTTTGCATCGGGCAATAATTGCGGGTTAAGTCTTTTTCAGGCACTGCGGCCCGGTAGCCATATCCTGGCGCCCGATGATATGTACTGGGGAATTAAAAAACAGCTGCTTACTATTTTTAATGAAATACTTGAATTTGACTTTGTCGATCAAACGGATTTAAACCTGATAAAATCCAGCATTAAGCCCAACACGCAGCTCATTTGGATTGAAACACCGTCGAACCCACTGTTAAAGATCACTGATATAGCCGAAATTGCGAAAATTGCAAAAGCACATCAAATTACCCTGGCCTGCGATAGCACCTTTGCCTCACCGATTCTGCAAAACCCAATTCTGCTTGGCGCCGATATTGTAATGCACAGCAGCACAAAATACCTGGGTGGCCACAGCGACATTTTGGGTGGAATATTGGTTACTGCCAGGAAAGATGAACTTTGGGAAAAGATTAAAAATATTCAGCAAACCGGCGGCGCTGTCCCCTCTCCGTTCGATTGTTATTTACTTTGCCGAAGCATTAAAACATTGGCTTACCGAATGAAGGGGCACTGCGAAAACGGTCGCCTTGTTGCACAGTTCCTCGTTAATCATCCAAAGGTTGAAGCCGTTTTTTATCCCGGTTTGGAAACTCATCCGCAACACGAAATTGCCAAAAAACAAATGAAAGATTTTGGAGGCATGATGTCTTTTTTAGTTAAAGGCGATGCAGAAGCAACCAGCAAAGTTGTAAATAAAGTAAAGTTGTTTGCCCAGGCCACCAGTTTAGGGGGCGTAGAAAGCTTAATCGAGCACCGTTATTCGGTTGAAGGGCCCGACAGTAAAACACCAAAAAACCTGTTGCGGATTTCGGTCGGGCTTGAACATGTAGATGATATAATTGCCGATTTGGAACAGGCTTTGGGTTAAGGGTCTTGTATTTCTCTCAAACAGCTCTTCGACTCCGCTCAGACGGACAATCGCGGCGATCGTCATTCCTAGTGGCGACAGGTATCTCTCCCGATGAAAAATCGGCATTGGATATGACGGGTGTCGTTACAAAGTAACCACCTGCCCCGTCTTTACCGATTCATCGCAAGCAAACGCAATCTTCAAACTATTTATCGCATCTTCCGTTGCCTGGTTTAAATCCAAATCTTCGTTCATGGCCTTTAAAAAGAAACGTTGTTCGCGGTTACAAAGTTCCTGATGATCGGGTTCATCTTGCAAATCCAAATATTCGTCAGGGCTTAAGAAACAGTCGTCATCGTTTAAGGCTGCGTGATGGATTTTAATCGATTCCGTTTTGGTATGCGAATCAATGTCATCAGAATTACCGGCTTGTGATGCTTTTTTGGCAACTATGGAAACGGCTCCCTTCGGACCAAAAACATCCTTGATAAAAAAAGCATTATCACTTACCATCGGGCCCCAGCCGGCTTCGTACCAGCCAATA from Pedobacter endophyticus includes:
- the mqnE gene encoding aminofutalosine synthase MqnE, with amino-acid sequence MNTTEQVEKILADTSLSTELQSIAQKVLRKERITFDEGVYLYEHAELGYLGVLANFIREEKHGDKTYFNRNFHLEPTNLCVYDCKFCSYSRLIKQKEEGWALTMDQMLDIVKKYDNEPVTEVHIVGGVLPQYDMSFYSALFTAIKTHRPELHVKALTPVEYHYIFKKAKVDYATGMKLMKEAGLQSMPGGGAEIFHAEIRDQIAKDKCTGEQWLAIHEEWHKLGMRSNATMLYGHIEKFWHRVDHMEKLRKLQDRTGGFQTFIPLKFRNQHNQMSNVPESSVVEDLRNYAIARIYLDNFDHIKAYWAMISRETAQLSLNYGVDDIDGTLDDTTKIYSMAGAEEQTPAMSTRELVNLIKQVGRKAIERDTLYNVVTDFENVVFEEEQKPQYYKLPVVN
- a CDS encoding lipocalin family protein translates to MKRLFIAIAIACSTLVMLQSCSSTKNATTGINGGRGTITGTWVLNNIALEGLPDQAVQGLFGEKSYKCFEGSTWKLTNSGNGSYTLPTSSECGSVMQTIFWSATPAEETFQFKKIYEGDKAKNVTEGYRLVLTQLSKGSMVMKSPIEFGGKTANIVLTFSPAAN
- a CDS encoding trans-sulfuration enzyme family protein, producing MKPETLAIHASNLVKNTTGDVTPPINLSTTFFRDEHGGYPGGHMYSRVSNPNRSALENTVAKLEYGKDAAAFASGNNCGLSLFQALRPGSHILAPDDMYWGIKKQLLTIFNEILEFDFVDQTDLNLIKSSIKPNTQLIWIETPSNPLLKITDIAEIAKIAKAHQITLACDSTFASPILQNPILLGADIVMHSSTKYLGGHSDILGGILVTARKDELWEKIKNIQQTGGAVPSPFDCYLLCRSIKTLAYRMKGHCENGRLVAQFLVNHPKVEAVFYPGLETHPQHEIAKKQMKDFGGMMSFLVKGDAEATSKVVNKVKLFAQATSLGGVESLIEHRYSVEGPDSKTPKNLLRISVGLEHVDDIIADLEQALG